A region from the Muribaculum gordoncarteri genome encodes:
- the ligA gene encoding NAD-dependent DNA ligase LigA, translating into MDAAKQIENLRKELNRHNYNYYVLNAPEISDRDFDMMMKELEKLEHEHPELDDPYSPTHRVGSDINKAFEQHVHQRPMLSLGNTYSIAEVDDFLHRTRESLMGEEFSIVGEMKFDGTSISLTYRDGRLVRAVTRGDGERGDIVTDNVMTIKSVPLQLNGSGWPQEFEIRGEIVLPWKAFDRLNAEREFNEEPLFANPRNAAAGTLKMQNSAEVARRGLDAVFYYLLGDNLPCDNHYDNMMEARKWGFKVSSEMKLLHSIEEVDRFIEYWDTARKELPVATDGLVFKVNNLRQQLNLGYTAKSPRWAIAYKFQAERALTQLRFVSFEVGRTGVVTPVANLEPVLLSGTIVKRASLHNADIVRTLDIHEHDMLYVEKGGEIIPKITGVDTDSRLPDAKPVTFVTDCPICGTRLVRVEGEAAWMCPNKWGCPPQICGRIEHFVGRRMMNIEGIGEEIVVILYQNGWVNDIADLYDLHTHRTEIEALPGFGPRTADRMIDGIEASRQVPFERVMYALSIPFVGETVAKKLARSLGDIDSVMNAGVEALTAIDDIGPRIAESVQEYFNNPVNRDIIERLRRAGVQMSMPKRDDADSSDRLAGKSIVISGTFSKHSRDEYKDMIERHGGKNVSSISKKTDYLLAGENMGPAKLQKATSLNIPIIDEDTFLKMIEND; encoded by the coding sequence ATGGATGCAGCCAAGCAAATCGAAAACCTGCGCAAGGAACTTAACCGACACAATTATAATTACTACGTGTTGAACGCCCCCGAAATATCGGATCGCGACTTCGACATGATGATGAAGGAGCTTGAGAAGCTCGAACATGAGCATCCCGAACTCGACGACCCCTACTCCCCCACCCATCGTGTAGGCAGCGACATCAACAAGGCATTTGAGCAGCATGTTCATCAGCGCCCCATGCTGTCGCTCGGCAACACCTACTCCATCGCGGAGGTCGACGATTTCCTGCATCGTACACGCGAATCGCTCATGGGCGAAGAGTTCAGCATCGTGGGAGAGATGAAATTTGACGGTACATCGATTTCGCTCACCTACCGTGACGGACGACTCGTGCGCGCCGTGACACGCGGCGACGGAGAGCGCGGCGACATCGTGACCGACAATGTCATGACCATCAAGAGCGTGCCGCTGCAGCTTAACGGAAGCGGCTGGCCGCAGGAGTTTGAGATTCGCGGCGAGATAGTTCTGCCGTGGAAGGCATTTGACCGCCTCAACGCCGAACGCGAGTTCAACGAGGAGCCGCTCTTTGCCAATCCGCGCAACGCCGCCGCCGGAACACTTAAGATGCAAAATTCGGCCGAAGTGGCCCGTCGCGGCCTCGATGCGGTGTTCTACTACCTGCTCGGCGACAATCTACCCTGCGACAACCACTACGACAACATGATGGAGGCACGCAAATGGGGATTCAAGGTATCATCCGAGATGAAGCTGCTCCACTCAATCGAGGAGGTCGACCGATTCATCGAATATTGGGACACGGCGCGAAAGGAGTTGCCCGTAGCCACCGACGGCCTTGTGTTCAAGGTCAACAATCTGCGCCAGCAGCTCAATCTCGGCTACACTGCCAAGTCGCCGCGCTGGGCCATCGCCTACAAGTTCCAGGCCGAACGCGCCTTGACCCAACTGCGATTCGTGTCATTTGAGGTAGGACGCACGGGAGTGGTAACCCCCGTGGCCAATCTTGAACCCGTGCTGCTATCGGGCACCATCGTGAAGCGTGCGTCGCTCCACAACGCCGACATTGTGCGCACCCTCGACATTCACGAGCACGACATGCTTTATGTCGAAAAAGGAGGCGAGATAATACCCAAGATAACCGGTGTCGACACCGACAGCCGACTGCCCGATGCAAAGCCCGTGACATTCGTGACCGACTGCCCTATATGCGGCACGCGGCTTGTGAGGGTCGAAGGCGAGGCGGCGTGGATGTGTCCCAACAAATGGGGTTGCCCGCCCCAGATATGCGGCCGAATCGAGCACTTCGTAGGCCGGCGCATGATGAACATCGAAGGCATCGGCGAAGAAATTGTGGTAATCCTCTATCAGAACGGCTGGGTTAACGACATCGCCGACCTCTACGACCTGCACACTCATCGCACCGAGATAGAAGCACTGCCGGGATTCGGCCCCCGCACCGCCGACCGAATGATCGACGGCATCGAAGCCTCCAGGCAGGTGCCCTTTGAGAGGGTCATGTATGCGCTCTCAATCCCATTCGTGGGCGAAACCGTAGCCAAGAAACTGGCCCGCTCGCTCGGCGACATCGACAGCGTGATGAACGCCGGAGTCGAAGCGCTCACCGCAATCGACGACATAGGCCCGCGCATAGCCGAAAGCGTGCAGGAGTACTTCAACAACCCCGTAAACCGTGACATCATCGAGCGTCTTAGGCGAGCCGGAGTGCAGATGTCGATGCCCAAGCGCGACGATGCCGACAGCTCCGACCGTCTTGCAGGCAAAAGCATCGTGATAAGCGGCACCTTCAGCAAGCATTCACGCGACGAGTACAAGGACATGATCGAGCGTCACGGAGGCAAGAACGTAAGTTCGATTTCCAAGAAGACCGACTATCTGTTAGCCGGCGAAAACATGGGCCCCGCCAAATTGCAGAAAGCGACTTCGCTCAACATTCCCATTATCGACGAGGACACATTCCTCAAAATGATAGAAAATGACTAA
- the ndk gene encoding nucleoside-diphosphate kinase: MEQTLVIIKPSAIHRGLIGDIITRFQRKGLIITGMKMMQLDETILREHYAHLVDRPFFPSLLESMMATPVIVMCIEGKDAVEVVRLMTGATNGRKALPGTIRGDFSMSGQENIIHASDSVENGQIELARFFKPEEIFNYRPSNIRFFYAPDEMN, translated from the coding sequence ATGGAGCAAACATTAGTAATCATCAAGCCTTCAGCCATTCATCGTGGCCTTATCGGCGACATTATAACTCGTTTTCAAAGAAAGGGATTGATCATCACCGGCATGAAAATGATGCAGCTTGATGAAACTATTCTCCGTGAACACTACGCCCATCTTGTTGACCGTCCATTCTTCCCCTCTTTATTGGAATCGATGATGGCTACACCCGTCATCGTTATGTGTATTGAAGGAAAAGATGCCGTTGAAGTGGTGCGCCTGATGACAGGTGCTACCAATGGCCGCAAGGCTCTTCCGGGAACAATACGTGGCGACTTCTCCATGAGCGGTCAGGAAAATATCATTCATGCTTCTGACAGCGTTGAAAACGGACAAATCGAACTTGCCCGCTTCTTCAAGCCTGAAGAGATATTCAACTACCGTCCTTCCAACATCAGGTTCTTCTATGCACCTGACGAAATGAATTAA
- a CDS encoding UDP-2,3-diacylglucosamine diphosphatase, with product MERKNIYFISDLHLGATYLKNPRSYEQRVVRWLESIRDDAAELYMLGDILDYWYEYKTVVPRGYIRFFGALASLADSGVKIYWFIGNHDIWLFDYLKNEIGLTVIDGWITKEIAGKKFFMSHGDGLGKLKPTFRLMRGMFRNKVCQKLYSTIHPRWTIPFALNWSSSSRNFSEEIPQFAGAENESLITFASEYSLQHLDIDYFVFGHRHILIDYPINGDKHVIILGDWIHHFSFGKFDGKSFELHLYTDDVDKKSAF from the coding sequence ATGGAGCGAAAAAACATATATTTCATATCGGACCTTCACCTCGGAGCCACCTACCTGAAAAATCCAAGGAGCTACGAACAGCGTGTGGTGCGATGGCTTGAATCGATACGCGACGATGCCGCCGAGCTATACATGCTCGGTGACATTCTCGACTATTGGTATGAGTACAAGACTGTCGTGCCTCGCGGTTACATAAGATTTTTCGGAGCATTGGCCTCGCTTGCCGACTCGGGAGTGAAGATATACTGGTTTATAGGCAATCACGACATCTGGTTGTTTGACTATCTGAAAAATGAAATAGGCCTCACCGTAATCGACGGATGGATAACCAAGGAGATCGCCGGAAAGAAGTTTTTCATGTCCCACGGCGACGGACTCGGAAAACTGAAGCCTACATTTAGGTTGATGCGAGGAATGTTTCGCAACAAAGTGTGCCAGAAACTCTACAGCACCATTCATCCGCGATGGACAATCCCGTTTGCCCTCAACTGGTCGTCAAGCAGCCGGAATTTCAGCGAGGAGATTCCTCAATTCGCAGGCGCCGAAAACGAGTCGCTCATCACCTTTGCAAGCGAATATTCACTGCAACACCTCGACATCGATTACTTCGTCTTCGGACATCGTCACATACTCATCGACTACCCCATCAACGGCGACAAGCACGTGATAATTCTGGGCGACTGGATACATCACTTCTCTTTCGGCAAATTTGACGGAAAATCGTTTGAGCTGCACCTTTACACCGACGATGTAGATAAAAAATCTGCATTTTAA
- a CDS encoding peptidoglycan DD-metalloendopeptidase family protein: protein MQFSLTKITAATTLALASLFTANAQIEDYKLPDFHKSEHKDLIASQENIAEQIKLKETLDYMDVLFREEEEPEEDIYVEGWDSQAVNCYTNAVIPDTKVIDVRNFCMPTMGYVTSPYGYRRRFRRMHKGIDLKVQIGDTIRAAFDGKVRLTRNQGRRKGYGLYVIVRHPNGLETVYGHLSKFLVKPDQYVKAGDPIALGGNTGRSTGPHLHFETRYMGIAINPAAIFDFENHTTHTDEFTFNKNNYQEARDYSPRSAKAKASSSKSSKVTASATYRVRKGDTLSKIASRNGTTVDRLCKLNGITRNTKLSIGKTLKVK, encoded by the coding sequence ATGCAATTTTCCTTAACAAAAATAACAGCAGCAACTACATTAGCCTTAGCATCTTTATTTACCGCAAATGCCCAGATCGAGGACTACAAGCTTCCCGACTTTCACAAGTCGGAGCACAAGGACCTCATCGCTTCACAAGAGAACATCGCTGAACAGATAAAGCTTAAAGAAACTCTCGACTACATGGATGTTTTGTTCCGTGAGGAAGAGGAGCCCGAAGAGGATATCTATGTCGAGGGATGGGACAGCCAGGCGGTAAACTGCTACACCAATGCAGTAATTCCCGATACCAAGGTAATCGATGTACGCAACTTCTGCATGCCCACCATGGGCTACGTGACATCGCCCTACGGTTATCGCAGGCGTTTCCGCCGAATGCACAAAGGCATCGACTTGAAAGTACAGATAGGCGACACGATTCGCGCAGCATTTGACGGCAAGGTTCGACTCACTCGCAACCAGGGCCGCAGAAAAGGATACGGACTCTATGTCATCGTTCGCCACCCCAACGGCCTTGAAACAGTTTACGGCCACCTCTCAAAATTCCTCGTTAAGCCCGACCAATACGTAAAGGCCGGCGACCCAATCGCACTTGGCGGTAACACCGGACGATCTACAGGGCCTCACTTGCACTTTGAAACCCGCTACATGGGAATCGCCATAAACCCGGCTGCGATTTTCGACTTCGAGAATCACACCACCCACACCGACGAGTTCACATTCAACAAAAACAACTATCAGGAGGCTCGCGACTACTCGCCCCGAAGCGCAAAGGCTAAAGCAAGCTCATCGAAATCGAGCAAAGTCACGGCATCGGCCACCTACCGTGTACGCAAAGGCGACACCCTGTCAAAAATCGCCTCGCGCAACGGCACAACCGTCGACAGGCTTTGCAAGCTCAACGGCATAACACGAAACACGAAACTATCAATAGGGAAAACTCTCAAAGTGAAGTAA
- a CDS encoding cation diffusion facilitator family transporter, whose translation MEHHHHHHHEVTSLNRAFIIGIVINALYVVCEAVFGFIYNSLGLLSDAGHNLGDCTSLVLAMLAFKLSTRPATERYTYGYRKSTVLVSLLNALILLVAVGVIIGESVSKILHPVAVDGDAVAWVAGVGVLINGFTAWLFIDVKNRDLNVKGAYLHMAADALVSIGVVISGIVIHFTGFYLIDPIVGLVIAAVIVYSTFDLLRDSLRLALDGVPRDIDMSKIEKAIADTPGVIEFHHLHVWALSTTQNALTVHVRVRDYSDMESVKCEIKHRLDHLGISHATIELETASEPATDSCGCCDTSHNHHDVD comes from the coding sequence ATGGAGCATCACCATCATCACCATCATGAAGTGACTTCGCTTAACAGGGCGTTCATCATAGGCATCGTCATCAATGCCCTATATGTAGTGTGCGAGGCCGTGTTCGGTTTCATATATAACTCGTTGGGACTGTTGTCGGATGCCGGGCATAATCTTGGCGACTGCACGTCGCTCGTGCTTGCCATGCTTGCGTTCAAGTTGTCGACCCGTCCCGCGACCGAGCGCTACACCTACGGCTACCGCAAGTCGACGGTGCTCGTTTCGTTGCTCAACGCTTTGATTCTGCTCGTGGCGGTGGGAGTCATAATAGGTGAGAGTGTTTCCAAGATATTGCATCCGGTGGCTGTCGACGGCGACGCTGTGGCCTGGGTGGCCGGCGTGGGTGTGCTGATAAACGGATTCACGGCATGGCTGTTTATCGATGTGAAGAATCGTGACCTGAATGTGAAGGGCGCGTATCTGCACATGGCGGCTGACGCGCTTGTGTCGATAGGCGTAGTGATTTCGGGTATCGTGATACATTTTACGGGATTCTACCTGATCGACCCTATCGTGGGACTCGTGATTGCCGCAGTCATAGTCTACTCTACATTTGACCTGCTTCGCGACAGTCTGCGGCTGGCTCTTGACGGAGTGCCGCGTGACATCGACATGTCGAAGATTGAGAAAGCCATAGCCGATACACCCGGCGTGATTGAGTTTCATCATCTGCACGTGTGGGCGCTGAGTACGACTCAAAACGCCCTAACCGTGCACGTGAGGGTGCGCGATTACAGCGACATGGAGTCGGTTAAGTGCGAGATAAAGCATCGGCTCGACCACCTGGGCATATCGCACGCCACAATCGAGCTCGAAACAGCCTCCGAACCCGCCACCGACAGCTGCGGCTGCTGCGACACGTCCCACAACCATCACGATGTTGATTGA
- a CDS encoding phospholipase D-like domain-containing protein produces the protein MAVEFISDIDHYNKVIAKAASVKRSLWIGTADIKDLHVKSGNSTEPFLGLLAKLLQQGVEIRLIHAKEPGQAFREDFDRYPILSKGLERMLCLRVHFKILIFDFTTAYIGSANLTGAGIGMKSSNRRNFEAGILTDDPALIDAAMEQFDSVWRGSHCTRCGRRQYCTDPIK, from the coding sequence ATGGCTGTAGAATTCATTTCCGACATCGATCATTACAACAAAGTAATTGCAAAGGCGGCTTCAGTGAAGAGGTCGTTATGGATAGGCACCGCCGACATCAAGGACCTTCATGTAAAGTCGGGCAACTCTACCGAACCCTTCCTCGGACTATTGGCCAAACTTCTGCAACAAGGCGTTGAGATTAGACTTATACACGCCAAGGAACCCGGTCAGGCCTTCAGGGAGGACTTCGACCGATACCCCATCCTCAGCAAGGGACTTGAGCGGATGCTGTGCCTGCGCGTGCATTTCAAGATTCTGATTTTTGACTTCACCACCGCCTACATCGGGTCGGCCAATCTCACAGGAGCCGGAATAGGTATGAAGAGCAGCAACCGACGCAACTTCGAGGCCGGAATCCTCACCGACGACCCCGCCCTGATCGATGCCGCCATGGAGCAGTTTGACAGCGTTTGGCGAGGCAGTCACTGCACCCGCTGCGGCCGCCGCCAATACTGCACCGACCCAATAAAATAA
- the recG gene encoding ATP-dependent DNA helicase RecG, which yields MNRLRNLDIKYLKGIGPKRAELLGKQLGIKSYRDLLYHFPTRYLDRSSIYRVKDLSGEMPMIQLKGRFIAMTVQGEGAKTRLVGVFTDGTGTMEVVWFRRIKQIRESYHTGNEYIIFGKPELFNNRWSMVHPEVDTPASTTAAQGLRGVYPLTETLRNQGIGARQIFTWVQTALAASPVITETLPRSIIERLKLMSLRESLINIHNPQSNEKLQAARLRLKFEELFYIQLNIQRYSRRRNAQLTGFRFPRIGQYFNTFYSQQMPFELTGAQKRVIKEIRADMGTGKQMNRLLQGDVGSGKTLVALLCMLIALDNGTQACLMAPTEILATQHYETISSMVAPIGINVKLLTGSTRKKERDIIHSQLTDGSLHILIGTHAVIEDNVQFKNLGFVVIDEQHRFGVAQRARLWQKNMVVPHVLVMTATPIPRTLAMTIYGDLSVSVIDELPPGRKPVTTLLRYDNNRMAVYQALGKQLKQGRQAYIVYPLIQENEKLDLKCLEEGYEMIRETFRDYKVCYVHGKMKPAEKEHQMMLFATNQAQILVATTVIEVGVNVPNASTMIIENAERFGLSQLHQLRGRVGRGADQSYCILMTHQKIQKETRQRLEIMTSTTDGFVIAEADLKMRGPGDMEGTMQSGIAFDLHIANLATDGQIVQLARDAADDTLDKDPELALPENSILRSELLQQASKSVDWSRIS from the coding sequence ATGAACCGACTAAGGAATCTTGACATAAAGTACTTGAAAGGGATAGGCCCCAAACGTGCCGAATTGCTTGGTAAACAGCTCGGCATAAAGTCCTATCGCGACCTGCTCTATCACTTCCCCACCCGCTATCTCGACCGTTCATCGATATACCGGGTCAAGGATCTGTCGGGTGAAATGCCCATGATTCAGCTCAAAGGACGCTTCATTGCCATGACCGTGCAGGGCGAAGGGGCAAAGACCAGGCTCGTGGGAGTGTTCACCGACGGAACCGGCACAATGGAGGTGGTGTGGTTCAGGCGCATAAAGCAGATTCGCGAAAGCTACCACACCGGCAATGAATACATCATATTCGGCAAACCGGAGCTGTTCAACAACCGCTGGAGCATGGTTCACCCCGAAGTCGACACTCCGGCATCGACCACAGCGGCACAGGGGCTGAGAGGAGTATATCCGCTCACCGAAACACTGCGCAACCAAGGCATAGGCGCACGACAGATATTCACATGGGTGCAGACGGCTCTCGCGGCCTCTCCCGTAATTACCGAAACACTGCCGCGCTCGATCATCGAGCGGTTGAAGCTCATGTCGTTGCGCGAATCGCTGATCAACATTCACAATCCACAGTCCAACGAAAAGCTTCAGGCGGCAAGGTTAAGACTGAAATTTGAGGAGCTGTTCTACATTCAGCTCAACATTCAGCGTTACTCGCGCCGACGCAACGCGCAGCTCACCGGATTCCGATTTCCGAGGATAGGCCAATATTTCAACACCTTCTACTCGCAGCAGATGCCATTTGAGCTGACAGGAGCACAGAAGCGCGTCATAAAGGAGATTCGCGCCGACATGGGCACCGGAAAGCAGATGAACCGGTTGCTGCAAGGCGATGTGGGCAGCGGCAAAACCCTTGTCGCACTGCTGTGCATGCTCATCGCCCTCGACAACGGCACACAGGCATGCCTGATGGCCCCCACCGAGATACTCGCCACCCAGCACTACGAAACCATCTCATCGATGGTCGCTCCGATAGGCATAAACGTAAAGTTGCTCACCGGCTCAACACGCAAAAAGGAGCGTGACATCATACACAGCCAGCTCACCGACGGCTCTCTGCACATTCTCATAGGCACTCACGCCGTGATCGAGGACAATGTTCAGTTCAAGAATCTCGGATTTGTAGTCATCGACGAGCAACACCGATTTGGCGTGGCACAACGCGCTCGCCTGTGGCAAAAAAACATGGTGGTGCCCCACGTGCTTGTCATGACGGCCACCCCTATACCGCGCACACTTGCAATGACCATCTACGGCGACCTCAGCGTGTCGGTGATCGACGAGCTGCCGCCGGGCCGAAAACCCGTCACTACACTGCTGCGATATGACAACAACCGAATGGCCGTATATCAGGCCCTCGGCAAGCAGCTGAAGCAGGGACGACAGGCCTACATCGTGTATCCCCTCATTCAGGAAAACGAGAAGCTCGACCTGAAATGCCTCGAAGAGGGATACGAGATGATACGCGAAACATTCCGCGACTACAAGGTGTGCTACGTACACGGAAAAATGAAGCCGGCCGAGAAGGAGCACCAGATGATGCTATTCGCCACCAACCAGGCGCAGATTCTTGTAGCTACGACCGTAATCGAAGTTGGCGTAAACGTTCCCAATGCATCTACCATGATCATTGAGAATGCCGAGCGATTCGGATTGTCGCAACTTCACCAGCTGCGCGGTCGAGTGGGACGAGGCGCCGACCAAAGCTATTGCATACTGATGACTCATCAAAAGATACAAAAAGAGACCCGGCAACGCCTCGAGATAATGACATCGACCACCGACGGATTCGTAATCGCCGAAGCCGACCTCAAGATGCGAGGCCCGGGCGACATGGAGGGCACCATGCAGAGCGGAATAGCATTTGACCTGCACATAGCCAACCTCGCGACCGACGGACAGATAGTGCAGCTTGCAAGGGATGCCGCCGACGACACGCTCGACAAAGACCCCGAGCTTGCCCTGCCCGAAAATTCGATACTCCGCTCCGAGCTGTTGCAACAAGCTTCAAAATCCGTTGATTGGTCAAGAATAAGCTGA
- a CDS encoding metal-sulfur cluster assembly factor: MTPEERLNIEERIITMLKTVYDPEIPVDIYNLGLIYNIDLSDEGNLTVDMTLTAPNCPAADFIVEDTRIKLESIEGVNRVDIRIVFEPEWNKDMMSEEAKLDLGFL, translated from the coding sequence ATGACACCCGAAGAACGATTAAATATTGAGGAGCGCATCATAACGATGCTCAAAACCGTATATGACCCCGAAATACCCGTCGACATATACAATCTCGGACTTATCTATAACATCGACCTCAGCGATGAAGGAAATCTCACCGTCGACATGACGCTCACCGCGCCCAATTGCCCCGCCGCCGACTTCATTGTCGAGGACACCCGCATCAAGCTCGAAAGCATCGAAGGCGTAAACCGCGTCGACATACGCATCGTGTTTGAGCCCGAATGGAACAAGGACATGATGAGCGAGGAGGCCAAGCTTGACCTCGGATTCCTGTAA
- the ispD gene encoding 2-C-methyl-D-erythritol 4-phosphate cytidylyltransferase has protein sequence MNPVKAYHIIVAAGKGSRFGADLPKQFCLLDNKPVLMHTIERMRKSLPESEIVLVLNADHLSLWEELCRRYDFMSPRVVTGGSTRWESVKNAVDTIVLDPMLKSVITVHDGARPLINRPMIERIMTAACNASGAIPTVAVSDSLRMLDDDGVNSHPVDRQRLRAVQTPQAFDGMKLKQAYTLPYEPGFTDDASVMAAAGYTDITLVEGDPHNIKITLPDDLAIASLYLRNEPTKES, from the coding sequence ATGAATCCCGTTAAAGCCTACCACATAATAGTCGCCGCCGGAAAAGGAAGCCGCTTCGGTGCCGACCTTCCCAAGCAGTTCTGCCTGCTTGACAATAAGCCCGTGCTCATGCACACCATCGAGCGCATGCGCAAGTCACTTCCCGAATCGGAAATCGTGCTCGTGCTCAATGCCGACCACCTGTCGCTTTGGGAGGAGCTGTGTCGTCGTTATGACTTCATGTCGCCCCGAGTAGTCACCGGCGGAAGCACCCGTTGGGAATCGGTCAAGAACGCAGTCGACACAATCGTCCTCGACCCGATGCTAAAGAGCGTGATCACCGTCCACGACGGAGCACGCCCGCTCATAAACCGGCCCATGATCGAGCGCATCATGACAGCTGCCTGCAACGCGTCGGGAGCCATACCCACCGTAGCCGTGAGCGACTCGCTGCGAATGCTCGATGACGACGGTGTAAATTCACATCCCGTCGACCGTCAACGACTGAGAGCCGTGCAGACACCGCAGGCATTCGACGGCATGAAGCTGAAACAAGCCTACACGCTCCCCTACGAACCCGGATTCACCGACGACGCATCGGTCATGGCGGCTGCCGGCTACACCGACATAACGCTCGTCGAAGGCGACCCCCACAACATAAAGATAACGCTCCCCGACGACCTTGCCATAGCTTCGTTATATCTCCGAAATGAACCGACTAAGGAATCTTGA
- a CDS encoding phage integrase SAM-like domain-containing protein, producing MAKSAYTKFVLRTTKKTGVAPLYTRRVGFNSNLMLHSRIEVDIKTWNDAISTPGRWNTFRAGPGKELCDKLDEMSALIDTIINDPKGSRTKLDKAIDEFAHKEQREFQEAQRKAQEEAQERKKAQREAEQRRKKEELEAMLRQREESFIVALDVFIDAAPARTWHGKPIGLKTIQHYKHLRRYIRDFMKKKHITDIRFDELNKSFYSDYLSFAYGEGLKLNTIGDHIKVIKTVIRDQPMRIQCMAEDFLRCEKLKEEAESIALLESEIDLIAKQELPTEHLRTVRNQFILMCWTGARHSDLEQLNYNSIHVTEDGERYIQYKAKKTDKVSVVKILPETQAILDLYDDGKAMPRVISNQKFNDALKEIMKAVYEANPESTLAGYVTKAYTADVGNGRAGRKTDIYQRWQMVSCHTGRRSFATNMRLRGNDRDVICAATGHTTEASLSRYIKEDRLTRASRLK from the coding sequence ATGGCTAAATCAGCATATACTAAATTCGTACTGCGAACCACCAAGAAAACCGGCGTTGCGCCTCTTTATACCCGTCGCGTTGGCTTCAACTCCAATCTTATGCTCCACTCTCGAATTGAAGTTGACATCAAGACTTGGAATGACGCCATTTCCACTCCCGGACGGTGGAATACATTTCGTGCCGGTCCAGGGAAGGAACTCTGCGACAAGCTTGATGAAATGTCGGCTCTGATTGATACTATAATCAACGACCCTAAAGGTTCAAGAACGAAACTTGATAAGGCGATAGATGAATTCGCCCATAAAGAGCAACGCGAGTTTCAGGAGGCACAACGGAAAGCACAGGAAGAAGCACAAGAGCGTAAGAAAGCTCAACGTGAGGCTGAACAGCGGCGCAAAAAAGAAGAACTTGAAGCGATGCTCCGACAGCGTGAAGAATCCTTCATTGTGGCTCTTGATGTCTTTATTGATGCTGCCCCGGCTCGAACATGGCACGGCAAACCAATTGGACTGAAAACGATACAGCACTACAAGCATCTTCGCCGCTATATCCGCGACTTTATGAAGAAGAAGCATATCACCGATATTCGGTTTGACGAACTCAATAAGTCGTTTTATTCCGATTATCTATCCTTTGCCTATGGAGAGGGATTAAAGCTAAATACTATCGGCGACCATATCAAGGTAATCAAGACCGTTATCCGCGACCAACCGATGCGCATACAATGTATGGCAGAAGATTTCCTTAGATGTGAAAAGCTGAAAGAGGAGGCGGAAAGTATCGCTCTGCTCGAAAGTGAGATTGATCTGATAGCAAAACAAGAGTTGCCAACCGAACACCTCAGAACCGTGCGCAATCAGTTCATATTGATGTGCTGGACAGGAGCCAGACACTCCGACCTCGAACAACTCAATTACAACTCCATTCATGTAACAGAGGATGGAGAACGATATATCCAATATAAAGCAAAAAAGACCGATAAGGTATCGGTGGTAAAGATTTTGCCCGAAACTCAAGCAATCCTCGACTTATACGATGACGGAAAGGCGATGCCACGTGTAATCAGCAACCAGAAGTTCAACGATGCGCTGAAAGAAATAATGAAAGCTGTATATGAGGCAAATCCGGAAAGTACATTAGCCGGATATGTTACCAAGGCATATACCGCCGACGTAGGCAATGGCAGAGCCGGACGCAAAACCGACATATACCAGCGATGGCAGATGGTGAGCTGCCACACCGGGCGCCGCTCATTCGCCACTAATATGCGACTACGAGGTAATGACCGAGATGTAATCTGTGCAGCCACGGGCCACACCACCGAAGCATCACTC